From the genome of Longispora fulva:
CGGCAGCCCCACCTACGCCCTGAGCCGGTGGACGAACGGTCCGACCGCCGCCGCACTGCGCGACCGGATCCGCCACGGACGGGGCCTGACGGTGTTCGCCTCCGCCGCAGCGGCCACCATGGGCCGCACCGCGCTCCCCGTCTACGAGATCTACAAGGCCGGCCTCGCCCCGCACTGGGTCGGCGGCCTGAACATGCTCGAACCCCTGGGCCTCGACGTCACCGTCATCCCGCACTACGACAACACCGAAGGCGGCACCCACGACACCCGGTACTGCTACCTGGGCGAGCGCCGCCTCGCCCACCTCGAACACCAACTCCCGCCCGGCACCGCCGTCCTCGGCGTCGACGAGCACACCGCCGTGATCTTCGACCAGGACCGCAGCGACGTCGAGGTCACCGGGCGCGGCGCGCTGACCGTCCGACGGGCCGGGAACAGCACGGTCCTGCCTGCCGGTACGAGGCTGGGCCTCGCGGAGCTGCGCGCTCTGACCCGGAACGGACCGCACAGCGTCCACCTGGCTCGAACCGAACGTGCCGTCGCCACGAAGCCCGCTCACCCACCGCTCACCCTCGTCGAGATCACCCGGTCCGGTGAGGCCGCCTTCGCCGCCGCGCACGCGGGCCGCGACGCCGCGGCCATGGTGGACGCCATCCTCACCCTGGAGACAGCCATCACGGACTGGGCCGGCGACACCGAGGAGGACGAAGGGACCGAGCAGTCACGCGCGATCCTGCGTGACCTCATCCTCCGCCTCGGGGACGCCGTCGCCCCCGACGCCCTGCATCACCTGCGCCCGGCCGTCGAGCCGCTGCTCACTGTGCGGCGGCAGCTGCGGGACCAGGGCTCCTACGCGCAGGCCGATGCCATCCGCGACGCCCTCATCGCCGCGGGCCTCACCCTGCACGACACCCCGCAGGCCACCCACTGGAGCGTTGAGAGCCCTACCCACTCCCACGACCCCGACCACGCGGCCGACACCTGAGCGATCCCACATCTTCACCGGGTTCAGTCGTGGTCCGGCAGGCCCTTGACGTGATGGGCGGCGGCGCCCAGCGCCTCGGCGAGGAGACGTCGGACATGCCCGCCGCGCGCGGCGTACACCGCGCGCCGGCCGTCCCGCCTCTGGCTGACCAGGCCGGCCAGACGCAGCTTCGCCAGGTGCTGGGACACGGCCGGCCGGGGGGCGCCGAGCTGGTCGGCGAGGGTGGTGACGTCGTATTCGCCGCCGCACAGCAGCCACAGCAGCCGCAGTCGGGTCGCGTCGCCCAGCATCCTGAACGCCTCGGTGGCGGCGTCGACCTGTTCGGCGGGCGGCAGGCGTTCCCAGTCGACCACTAGCTTAGTATTGTCGCGTGCGTACATGAGCACATGTTCTCTCGGGTCGGCGGGTGGACGTCGTTGGAGGGTAGCGGAATGGCCGTGTGGGAAAACCGGACGTACCGTCACCTGTTCACCGCCCAGGTTCTCGCCCTCGTCGGCACCGGCCTCGCGACGGTGGCCCTCGGCCTGACCGCGTACCGGCTCGCCGGCCCCGACGCCGGACTCGTCCTGAGCACGGCCCTCGCCATCAAGATGGTCGCCTACGTCCTTCTCGCCCCCGTCGTCACCGCCGTCGCCGACCGGCTGCCCCGGCGAGGGTTCCTCGTCGCGGCGGACGTGCTGCGGATGGCGGTCGCGGCCGCGCTACCGTTCGTCGGCCACGTCTGGCAGGTGTACGTCCTGATCGCCGTGCTCCAGTCCGCGTCGGCGGCGTTCACGCCCGCGTTCCAGGCCACCATCCCCACTGTGCTGCTCGACGAGGCCGACTACACCCGTGCGCTGTCGCTGTCCCGGCTGGCCTATGACCTCGAGTCCCTCGCCAGCCCGGTCCTCGCCGCCGCCCTGCTCGCGGTCGCCGACGCCCGCTGGCTGTTCGCGGGCACCGCCTTCGGATTCGCCGCCTCCGCCACCCTCGTCCTCACCACCGCCCTCCCCGCAGGACCCCGACCGGGCGAGCACCCCCCGGCCCGACGCGGCACACTGCTCGACCGCGTCACCCGGGGCCTTCGAATATTTGCCGCCACCCCTCGGCTGCGGGCGGTCGTCGGCGTCAACCTCGCCGTGGCCGCGGCCGGCGCGATGGTCCTGGTCAACACCGTGGTCATCGTGCGCGGCCACCTGGGCGGATCGGACCCGACGGTCGCCGTAGCCCTCGGCGTGTCCGGCGCGGGCTCGATCGCCGCGGCACTGGTCCTGCCGCACGTACTCACCCGGGTGCCCGACCGGGACGTGATGCTCGGCGCGTGCGCCGCGCTCGTGACCGTCCTGACCACAGCCGCGGCACTGACGGCGGCCCTGCCGGGCGCCTGGTGGCCCGTGATCCTCGTCGCGTGGGCGCTGATCGGGGCCGCCGACTGCCTCGCGCAGACCCCGGTCGGCCGCCTGATCCGCCGCTCCGGGCACCCCGATGACCTACCGGCGCTCTTCGCGGCCCAGTTCACCGTGTCGCATCTGGGCTGGCTGGCCACGTACCTCCTCGCCGGGGTGCTCGGCGCGGTCAGCATCCCCCTCGCGCTCGCCGTCCTCGCCGCCGTGGCGCTGGCCGGCCTCGCCCAGGCGTGGCGGGCCTGGCCGGCCGCCGACCCGGACATCGTCGAACACGTGCACACCGAATCCGATCCGCACCACCTCGCCGACGCCACCGGCGGCCCGGGGGCCTGGCGTCACACCCACCGACTCGTGATCGACGACCTCCATCCCCGCTGGCCGACAACCCGACCGACTCGTTCGTGGAGTACGACGTCGACGAGGTAGCGGCCGCCGCGCCACCCGCCCCGACCTGACGTCCGTTCTGGCCCCGGTCCTCACCGGCGAGCCGATCGAGCGCAGTTGGGCGTCGGCGTCTCGCGCCCTGGGTTCCTCGGTTGTCTCGACCAGGACGCCCCTGTGCGGTGGGCCGGTCACACCTCGGGCCTACCGCGCAAAGCGGCGACGGAGTCTTGCCGTCGCGAGTGAAGTCACCGTGCTGGAGGCCCCCAGCCCGAACAGGATCATCACCGTGCCCACGGCGAACAGGCCCGTGTCGTCAGTGGATGCCGCCTGAGCTGTCCAGGCCGACGTGAATGCGAGCGTGAGCGCGGCGGACGCGGTCAGTGGTGCCAGCCCAACCAGCACGGCGCCTACCAGCAGTACCAGCAGTGACAGGACGCACCCGATCACCTGCCACGTTTCGTATGGTCCGGACGTTTCGTTCGTGACGGCATTCACCTGATATTCGGTGTCCCACCCCAGCCAGGCGTACCACACCAGCACAGACGCAACAGCGACAAGGAGAAAGCCCGACGCCTGACGGAAAGAAAGAGCACGCCCGGAGGGAATCGACATCACCACACGAGCGTATTGCTGACACCACCCGCGCGGATGAGTACCAGTACTCAGATTTCCGCCGGCGCGCCCCTTGCGACGCTCCTCGGCTAGGGCCCGTCTGGAGTTGTGTAAGCGGCCTTACGGTGCCCGTCGGCACACAGCTGTACACGACCTCCAACTGACTCCGGCCCCGGGTGGCCGGTGACGCCACCGCGTCGCCGACCACACCCTCACTGCTCGGCGACTCCCAGAAACCGCAGAACCGCCAGCACCCGGCGGTGGTCGGCGTCGGCCCTGGGCAGATCGAGCTTCGCGAAGATGTTGTTGATGTGCTTGGAGACGGCGCCGTCACTGACCACCAGCTCGGCGGCAATGCCCGTGTTGGATCGGCCGCTGGCCATCAGCTCCAGCACCACGCGTTCGCGCGGCGTGAGGCGGTCCAGCGGATCGCTGTGCCGCCGCACCAGCAGCTGCGCGACGACCTGCGGGTCCAGAGCGGTACCGCCGGCGGCCACCCGGCGCGCCGCCTCCGCGAACTCCTCGACGTCGGCAACCCGCTGTTTGAGCAAATAGCCAACGCCGGCGGTGTAGGCGGAGAGAAGGTCAGCCGCGTAGCGCTCCTCAACATACTGCGACAACAGAAGTACCGCGGTCTCCGGATGCTGACTGCGGATC
Proteins encoded in this window:
- a CDS encoding CysS/YqeB C-terminal domain-containing protein, coding for MSGLSGSGVLAIMGSGETSPTMVTVHRAIVARLRDRPGRAVLLDTPYAFQENVADISAKAIAYFRRSVGLTVQVCPTPSEEDPAVSGRDTAAIRTADWVFAGPGSPTYALSRWTNGPTAAALRDRIRHGRGLTVFASAAAATMGRTALPVYEIYKAGLAPHWVGGLNMLEPLGLDVTVIPHYDNTEGGTHDTRYCYLGERRLAHLEHQLPPGTAVLGVDEHTAVIFDQDRSDVEVTGRGALTVRRAGNSTVLPAGTRLGLAELRALTRNGPHSVHLARTERAVATKPAHPPLTLVEITRSGEAAFAAAHAGRDAAAMVDAILTLETAITDWAGDTEEDEGTEQSRAILRDLILRLGDAVAPDALHHLRPAVEPLLTVRRQLRDQGSYAQADAIRDALIAAGLTLHDTPQATHWSVESPTHSHDPDHAADT
- a CDS encoding ArsR/SmtB family transcription factor gives rise to the protein MYARDNTKLVVDWERLPPAEQVDAATEAFRMLGDATRLRLLWLLCGGEYDVTTLADQLGAPRPAVSQHLAKLRLAGLVSQRRDGRRAVYAARGGHVRRLLAEALGAAAHHVKGLPDHD
- a CDS encoding MFS transporter, whose protein sequence is MAVWENRTYRHLFTAQVLALVGTGLATVALGLTAYRLAGPDAGLVLSTALAIKMVAYVLLAPVVTAVADRLPRRGFLVAADVLRMAVAAALPFVGHVWQVYVLIAVLQSASAAFTPAFQATIPTVLLDEADYTRALSLSRLAYDLESLASPVLAAALLAVADARWLFAGTAFGFAASATLVLTTALPAGPRPGEHPPARRGTLLDRVTRGLRIFAATPRLRAVVGVNLAVAAAGAMVLVNTVVIVRGHLGGSDPTVAVALGVSGAGSIAAALVLPHVLTRVPDRDVMLGACAALVTVLTTAAALTAALPGAWWPVILVAWALIGAADCLAQTPVGRLIRRSGHPDDLPALFAAQFTVSHLGWLATYLLAGVLGAVSIPLALAVLAAVALAGLAQAWRAWPAADPDIVEHVHTESDPHHLADATGGPGAWRHTHRLVIDDLHPRWPTTRPTRSWSTTSTR
- a CDS encoding response regulator transcription factor, with translation MRAVIAEDSVLLRVGVVKVLEAAGFDVCAEVGDAAGLLAAVDEHRPDIAVTDVRMPPGFSDEGVRAALLIRSQHPETAVLLLSQYVEERYAADLLSAYTAGVGYLLKQRVADVEEFAEAARRVAAGGTALDPQVVAQLLVRRHSDPLDRLTPRERVVLELMASGRSNTGIAAELVVSDGAVSKHINNIFAKLDLPRADADHRRVLAVLRFLGVAEQ